AATATCATTTCGATGTGGTATTTCAAATAATCTTGATCCAGTTTTAATACCTAATGCCTTTAATGCAGGTGTCGCAGCTAAAACAACTGACCCTTGATGTTTGGTATCAGCGACGACTGCTAATTTAGTTTCCATTGGATCCAATCCCTTTTGTAAGCATGAGACACTCGCAAAAAAACTCTTTTGGTCGATACACAAAACATCTCTCTCTTCTAACAAATTATAATCATACATATAACTAACCTCCCACAAAACAGAACGTGTGTTCGGTTAAATTATAAAATATTTCCTCCCATAAATCAAATAGTAATTTGCCAACAAATTCTAAATTAATGGTAATAAACGTTAAAAAAGTAGACATAATAATAAACTAACGCTATTTAATATTAATCTATTATTTTTTTGGATTAAGTTCTAAACTAATTCGTGCTATACTTTGTTCAACTCATAAAAAGGAGGCTTTTATATGCCGATTGTCAACGTGAAATTATTAGAAGGTCGTTCAGACGAACAACTTAAAGATTTAGTATCAGAAGTAACAAATGCTGTAGAAAAAACGACGGGCGCAGACAAAAATGCAATCCATGTTGTTATTGAAGAAATGAAAGCTGCTCACTATGGTGTAGCTGGCGTAAGAAAAGCAGATCAATAATATTTAACAACTGTTGTTACATACAAATAAAAAATCCCGAGCTACAGTACTCAACACTGTAACTCGGGTTTTATTAGTTATTCAAAAACGCTTTAGCTGCTTTTTTATTCGCTGCTTTATCTATTTGTAAAGCACTACCATCTGTTGGAGATTGATAATCTTGGTACGAATTTTGAATAGGTAACGTTTTAGATTTTACATCTTTATCGCCACGTAAACCAAAATTCAATCCAGTTTGAATTAAAGCAGAATCTGGCATGTTTGTATTTAAGTAACCTCTTAAAATACCAGCCACTTTCGGTAATTTAGGTAAAGTACCCGGACTAACTAATTGTTTCTTCAAGGTCTGCATAACTTGTTGCTGACGTCGTACACGACCAAAGTCTCCTTCAGCATCGTGTCTGAAACGTGCGTAACCAAGTAATTCTTTACCATTTAATTTATGTTCACCTTTTTTTAATGATACGCCAATGTTAGCCGACATATCTTTCTCGACATCTATTGGCACACCATTAGGTTCTAACTCATCTATCATTTTTTCAAATCCAGTAAAGTCTAAAATGGCATAATATTCTGGGTCAATGTCTAAATTCTTTTTCAATGTTTGTCTTAATAATTCTGGACCACCAATTGAATAAGCAGAATTAATCTTATGTTTACCATGACCAGGAATATCTGCATATATATCACGCATAACAGACATCATTTTCATCTTTTTATGAATATAATCATATTGGGCAATCATAATGGAGTCAGTTCTAGAAATACCACCTTGTTCCTTATCTGCTCCTAGTACCATGATTGTAATTTTTCCATCATTTTTAGCAGCACCATTAAATTTATGCTGTTTTAAAGTTTTCCCATGATTTTTGGCGTATTGAATACCTGAATTATAACCATGTACTGCATACCCAATTAAAATGGCAAGAACAATTACAATAATTAAAATAATAAAAGGTAATTTTCTAACTTTCTTTTTCTTTTTTGTGCGCCTCGGCGGAGGCGTGTGCGATGTTTCTTCATTGCTTATCTCTGTCTTATGCTTATCTTCGCTCATATATTATCAACCTTATATCTTCAAAATTACGAATCTATGTACTATAATTAATACATATTAAAGTTATATAAAATTTGTGTAAAAATCAAGTACTTTCTAAATAAATCAGACTTAGGGCCAATACGAAAGGATGTTAAACATGAATATAAATAAGGCGTATTTCGCCGGAGGTTGCTTTTGGTGCATGGTGAAACCTTTTGATACATTTGAAGGGATAGAAAAAGTAACTTCAGGGTACATGGGTGGTCATGTTGAAAATCCAACTTATGAGCAAGTAAAAACAGGTAAAACTGGTCATTATGAAACGATTGAAATCGAATATGATGTCGCGTTATTTTCTTATAATAAATTATTAGAAATCTTTTTCTCAGTCATTGATCCTACAGATGATGGCGGTCAATTTCAGGACAGAGGTTCTCAATACCAAACGGCAATTTTTTATACAAATGATCATCAACAGCAACAAGCAAAAGCATATATAGAGCAAATGAAAAATACAATAGATAAAGACAAAGCTATTGCCACTAAAATTTTGCCTGCTACGCCGTTTTATAAAGCTGAAGACTATCATCAAGACTTTTATAAGAAAAATCCAGAACGCTATGCTGAAGAACAAGAACAACGACAAAAATACAATAATTAATGCATAAAGAAGGTAGCCAAAAATAACAATTGGTTACCTTCTTTGTGTCACATAAAATTTAATTTTTACCAAAAAATATATAAATAACCACTAAATGATAAAATGTTACAATATATTCAAAACACCTTTAATAACGGTGTTGAAAACGATTTCTATAATTGATATATTATGCGTATGCCAACCTATCAAATGGTTAGGCAAACTTCATATAGTTAGTTTATTATAGTTAAATTTAATGATAGTATTCTGTACAAACATTATTACGTAAGCAATGATAAAAGCAGAGAAACGTGTATAACTTTAAGCACGTTTCTCTGCTTTTCTATAGAACTAGTTTAAATTTTTAGGTTTTTTACGAATAACACGCATAACTTTTAACATACTTAACCATAGTGAACGATGCTTACGATACACTAAAAATCTTGCTTCCCATTCAGGTTTGAATTTTTCCTTATATCGACGTAAACCTTGGAAGCGATATAAACCATTAAAATGTTCAAATACACGGCCTGCAATACGTTCGCCAGTATATGAGAATGGTACCTGCCCTACATTTGATAATGTGGCCATGCCCATATTAAAACGTTTATATCCTTGTTCTTTAGACCATAACAGCATGTGTAAGTACAACGCATCCATAAGCGGTAATTCTATCTCTGGGTCCCAACGAATTAAATCCACCGAAATTGTTTCTTTATAATAAGTTGGCATAACGCTACAAAATGCTATTGGCTGTTGGGATTCATCTCTAATAATACCAATAGGTGCTTTATTTAAATAGTCTTCAGTAAAAGAACCTACCGAAAAATGCATCTCTTGACGCCCTTCTAACCAATTGTTAATAATTTCTTTTAAAGAATTTAACAACGTGCTATTAAATGGTGGTATCAACACTTCAAAAGTCATATTCATATCACTTAACTTATTCAATGTCGCACGTAAACCACGTCGTTTTTTACCAGCAGTCGTAAATGTTGCTAAATCAATCAATGCTTCTTCACCTAATTTGAAAAATTGATTGCCAAAATTATGATATAACGATAAATATTTTTCTGAAACTTGATAGAAAATAATATCATAGCCGATATAATGCGCATTACTGTAAAAATCAATGAGTAGACTATTAAAGGTTTTCTCGTCTCCAATTGGATCACCTAAAATGACATAAGCATTATTAATCGTACGGTACATTAAAAAAGCTTGTTGGCTATCATCGACGAAAAATTGCTTATCGCCACTATACATTAAATGACTTAAATAGTTCCCACCGTATGTTTCAACAATATTTTCACATACTGAAAATTCTTGATAATTCTCTTTAAGCTTAATTTTACTTTCAAAGTACCAAACGATACCACCTACGAAAATTGCAATAACTAACACAGTTATCCAGAAATAATATCTTAAAATTGAAGTATCCACTTCTAATTTATAAACGTCCAACGTATGAAGTGTTTGATAAATTACAATATGATTAACAAATAGCACACAACCGCTAATTAAAAACATATAAATTAGTTTCACATAACTGAATTTTCTTTTTAATATTTTAGAACGCTTATAAAACACGACAAGCAATACAAACATAACTGCTAACCATGTTAATAAGATAAATGAGGCATATGTGTATATCGTTACTAAGGCAATTAACAATAACGAAATAATTGAAAATAAAATCGCCCTTTTAGATAAACTATAAACGCCTATCACATTTAAAAATAGTAATAAACAAGCACATGTATGCACAGAAACGATAATATAATATACATAATGATTAGTGGCATACAAGCCATCATAAATAATAGTAATATTATTTAAAAAGAATAGAATACTTGTAAAGAATAGCAAAATTGCAATCGCGAATGATGGAATGCGTGA
The Staphylococcus kloosii genome window above contains:
- a CDS encoding LCP family protein, which translates into the protein MSEDKHKTEISNEETSHTPPPRRTKKKKKVRKLPFIILIIVIVLAILIGYAVHGYNSGIQYAKNHGKTLKQHKFNGAAKNDGKITIMVLGADKEQGGISRTDSIMIAQYDYIHKKMKMMSVMRDIYADIPGHGKHKINSAYSIGGPELLRQTLKKNLDIDPEYYAILDFTGFEKMIDELEPNGVPIDVEKDMSANIGVSLKKGEHKLNGKELLGYARFRHDAEGDFGRVRRQQQVMQTLKKQLVSPGTLPKLPKVAGILRGYLNTNMPDSALIQTGLNFGLRGDKDVKSKTLPIQNSYQDYQSPTDGSALQIDKAANKKAAKAFLNN
- the mprF gene encoding bifunctional lysylphosphatidylglycerol flippase/synthetase MprF — translated: MTKELRSKIFTILKVIFAIVLLVIVVFNLHKELVNINFKQTFIAFGKIDRFWLVLLFLSGGASMIILSIYDVILNKSLKTSMSIWKTIRIGYIINAFNAVIGFGGFIGATVRYLVYKNYTNEKKYLVQTISVVLISMLTGLSLLSIFVVIHIFNVQHLFESFPWVKWALYVVALFLPIFIIFTIAKPVQAKQKFLGLYCTLVSSCEWFAAALVLYLALLIVNVHVPFNVFMGVFIIAAISGLVSFIPGGFGAFDLVIILGLKSLNIGEEKIVLALLLYRFVYYFFPLLIALILSIFEFKTTARRYFEDSKIFVPMQDFGSLFKSYQKDFLSRIPSFAIAILLFFTSILFFLNNITIIYDGLYATNHYVYYIIVSVHTCACLLLFLNVIGVYSLSKRAILFSIISLLLIALVTIYTYASFILLTWLAVMFVLLVVFYKRSKILKRKFSYVKLIYMFLISGCVLFVNHIVIYQTLHTLDVYKLEVDTSILRYYFWITVLVIAIFVGGIVWYFESKIKLKENYQEFSVCENIVETYGGNYLSHLMYSGDKQFFVDDSQQAFLMYRTINNAYVILGDPIGDEKTFNSLLIDFYSNAHYIGYDIIFYQVSEKYLSLYHNFGNQFFKLGEEALIDLATFTTAGKKRRGLRATLNKLSDMNMTFEVLIPPFNSTLLNSLKEIINNWLEGRQEMHFSVGSFTEDYLNKAPIGIIRDESQQPIAFCSVMPTYYKETISVDLIRWDPEIELPLMDALYLHMLLWSKEQGYKRFNMGMATLSNVGQVPFSYTGERIAGRVFEHFNGLYRFQGLRRYKEKFKPEWEARFLVYRKHRSLWLSMLKVMRVIRKKPKNLN
- the msrA gene encoding peptide-methionine (S)-S-oxide reductase MsrA; the encoded protein is MNINKAYFAGGCFWCMVKPFDTFEGIEKVTSGYMGGHVENPTYEQVKTGKTGHYETIEIEYDVALFSYNKLLEIFFSVIDPTDDGGQFQDRGSQYQTAIFYTNDHQQQQAKAYIEQMKNTIDKDKAIATKILPATPFYKAEDYHQDFYKKNPERYAEEQEQRQKYNN
- a CDS encoding 2-hydroxymuconate tautomerase → MPIVNVKLLEGRSDEQLKDLVSEVTNAVEKTTGADKNAIHVVIEEMKAAHYGVAGVRKADQ